From the genome of Parazoarcus communis, one region includes:
- a CDS encoding FMN-dependent NADH-azoreductase, protein MNILQINASARSEGANSTRVANAIVARLQTASPDAVLNVRDLATTPHPVLDEAALGAIFTPADKRSPEQAARAALDDALIAELQAADVLVLGVPMYNFGIPVQLKTWIDAVARAGVTFRYTENGPEGLLKGKKVYVALARGGKYRGTELDSQVPHLRTFLGFLGMTDVSFIYAEGFSMGPDAARQALADADAEIHAALS, encoded by the coding sequence ATGAACATCCTTCAGATCAATGCCAGCGCCCGCAGCGAAGGTGCGAACTCCACGCGTGTTGCCAACGCCATCGTGGCGCGCTTGCAGACGGCTTCGCCGGACGCCGTGCTGAACGTCCGTGATCTGGCTACAACGCCGCATCCGGTGCTGGACGAAGCCGCGCTGGGCGCCATTTTTACCCCTGCAGACAAGCGCAGCCCCGAGCAGGCGGCACGTGCGGCACTCGATGACGCCCTGATCGCAGAACTGCAGGCGGCCGATGTGCTGGTGCTGGGCGTGCCGATGTACAACTTCGGCATTCCGGTTCAGCTCAAGACCTGGATCGATGCGGTTGCGCGCGCAGGCGTCACCTTCCGCTATACCGAGAACGGGCCCGAAGGTCTGCTCAAGGGCAAGAAGGTCTATGTCGCCCTTGCTCGCGGTGGCAAGTACCGTGGTACCGAACTGGACTCCCAGGTGCCGCACCTCAGGACCTTCCTCGGCTTTCTCGGCATGACCGATGTCAGCTTCATCTATGCTGAAGGTTTCTCGATGGGGCCGGACGCCGCGCGCCAGGCGCTTGCCGATGCCGATGCGGAAATCCACGCCGCATTGAGCTGA